In the genome of Streptococcus oralis, one region contains:
- a CDS encoding glycoside hydrolase family 1 protein translates to MLKFPKDFVWGSSTSGPQTEGRVPGDGKGDNLWDYWYQVESNRYYNGIGPDKTSTFYENWEKDIELLVETGHTAFRTSIQWSRIFPQGRGEVNPQGVTFYRQVFEAIKSKGIRLLVNLYHFDLPFALQEDGDGWENKATVSAYEDYARFCFETYGDLVDQWITFNEPIVPVEFGYFYDAHYPHKVDAKAAVKVAYHTQLASSLAVKACHEILPESKIGIVLNLTPAYPRSQHPADVKAARIADLFQAQSFLDPSVLGTYPEELVEILSEHDLLPEYTVEELEVIREHTVDFLGVNYYQPLRVMAPRFAKYPDSPLLPEHFYEPYVMPGRKINPHRGWEIYEQGIYDIAQNIKENYGNIEWMLTENGMGVEGEDKFRENGMIQDDYRIDFVKGHLRELHRAIEDGANCKGYLIWTFIDCWSWLNSYKNRYGLVELDLETQERHLKKSGHWFKELSDNNGF, encoded by the coding sequence ATGCTAAAATTTCCAAAGGATTTTGTTTGGGGTTCCTCCACTTCTGGACCACAGACAGAAGGACGAGTGCCAGGTGACGGCAAGGGAGATAATCTCTGGGATTATTGGTATCAAGTAGAGTCAAACCGCTACTACAATGGGATTGGACCTGATAAAACATCGACCTTCTATGAAAACTGGGAAAAGGATATTGAGCTTTTGGTAGAGACTGGGCATACAGCCTTTCGTACTTCTATCCAGTGGTCTCGTATTTTCCCGCAAGGCCGTGGAGAGGTTAATCCGCAAGGGGTGACTTTCTACCGTCAGGTCTTTGAAGCCATCAAGTCTAAGGGAATTCGTCTCTTAGTCAATCTCTATCACTTCGACCTGCCATTTGCCCTCCAAGAAGACGGCGATGGTTGGGAAAATAAGGCGACTGTCTCAGCCTATGAAGACTATGCTCGTTTTTGTTTTGAGACTTACGGTGACTTGGTGGACCAATGGATTACCTTTAACGAGCCCATTGTCCCCGTAGAGTTTGGCTATTTCTATGATGCCCACTATCCTCATAAGGTAGATGCCAAAGCAGCGGTTAAGGTTGCCTATCATACGCAACTGGCTAGCAGTCTTGCGGTTAAGGCCTGTCATGAGATTTTGCCGGAGTCTAAGATTGGGATTGTTCTTAACTTGACACCAGCTTACCCACGTAGCCAGCATCCTGCAGATGTCAAGGCCGCTCGCATTGCCGATCTCTTTCAAGCTCAATCTTTCCTAGATCCGTCTGTCTTGGGGACTTATCCAGAGGAATTGGTGGAAATTTTGTCTGAGCATGATTTGCTACCAGAGTACACTGTTGAAGAGTTAGAAGTCATTCGGGAGCATACAGTGGACTTTCTTGGAGTCAACTACTACCAACCTCTGCGTGTTATGGCGCCACGTTTTGCCAAGTATCCAGATAGCCCGCTCTTGCCAGAGCATTTCTATGAGCCATATGTCATGCCAGGCCGTAAGATCAATCCCCACCGTGGTTGGGAAATCTACGAGCAAGGGATTTATGATATTGCTCAAAATATCAAGGAAAATTATGGTAATATTGAGTGGATGTTGACAGAGAATGGCATGGGTGTTGAAGGTGAAGACAAGTTCCGTGAGAATGGCATGATTCAAGACGACTATCGTATTGACTTTGTCAAAGGCCATTTGCGTGAACTCCACCGTGCCATTGAAGACGGAGCCAACTGTAAGGGTTACTTGATTTGGACCTTTATCGATTGCTGGTCATGGCTCAATAGCTATAAAAACCGCTATGGTCTAGTTGAACTTGACTTGGAAACGCAGGAACGCCACCTGAAGAAATCAGGCCACTGGTTCAAAGAGCTCAGCGACAATAATGGATTTTAA
- a CDS encoding proline--tRNA ligase → MKQSKMLIPTLREMPSDAQVISHALMLRAGYVRQVSAGVYSYLPLANRVIEKAKNIMRQEFDKIGAVEMLAPALLSADLWRESGRYETYGEDLYKLKNREKSDFILGPTHEETFTAIVRDSVKSYKQLPLNLYQIQPKYRDEKRPRNGLLRTREFIMKDAYSFHANYDSLDSVYDEYKAAYERIFTRSGLDFKAIIGDGGAMGGKDSQEFMAITPARTDLDRWVVLDKSVASFDEIPAEVQEEIKAELLKWMVSGEDTIAYSSESSYAANLEMATNEYKPSNRVVTEEEVTRVETPGVKSIDEVAAFLNVPEEQTIKTLFYMADGELVAALLVGNDQLNEVKLKNHLGADFFDVASEEEVANVIPAGFGSLGPVGLPENVKIIADRKVQDVRNAVVGANEDGYHLTGVNPGRDFTAEYVDIREVREGEISPDGQGVLNFARGIEIGHIFKLGTRYSASMGADVLDENGRAVPIIMGCYGIGVSRLLSAVMEQHARLFVNKTPKGEYRYAWGVNFPKELAPFDVHLITVNVKDEEAQALTEKLESNLMEAGYEVLTDDRNERVGVKFSDSDLIGLPIRITVGKKAADGIVEVKIKATGDTIEVHADNLLETLEILSKK, encoded by the coding sequence ATGAAACAAAGTAAAATGCTAATCCCAACGCTTCGCGAAATGCCAAGTGATGCTCAAGTTATCAGCCATGCCCTTATGTTGCGTGCTGGTTATGTTCGTCAAGTTTCTGCCGGTGTTTACTCTTACCTACCACTTGCTAACCGTGTGATTGAAAAGGCTAAGAACATCATGCGCCAAGAGTTTGATAAGATTGGTGCAGTGGAGATGTTGGCTCCTGCCCTTCTCAGTGCTGATCTTTGGCGTGAATCAGGTCGTTATGAAACCTATGGTGAAGACCTTTATAAACTGAAAAATCGTGAAAAGTCAGACTTTATCCTAGGTCCAACACACGAAGAAACTTTTACAGCTATTGTTCGTGACTCTGTCAAGTCTTACAAGCAATTGCCACTCAACCTTTACCAAATCCAGCCCAAGTACCGTGATGAAAAACGTCCACGTAACGGACTTCTCCGTACACGTGAGTTCATCATGAAAGATGCTTACAGTTTCCACGCTAACTATGATAGTTTGGACAGTGTTTATGATGAGTACAAGGCGGCCTACGAACGCATCTTCACTCGCAGTGGTTTGGATTTCAAGGCTATCATCGGTGACGGTGGTGCCATGGGTGGTAAGGATAGCCAAGAATTTATGGCGATTACACCAGCCCGTACAGACCTCGACCGCTGGGTTGTCTTGGACAAGTCAGTTGCCTCATTTGATGAAATTCCTGCAGAAGTGCAAGAAGAAATCAAGGCAGAATTGCTCAAATGGATGGTTTCTGGTGAAGACACTATTGCCTACTCAAGTGAGTCTAGCTATGCGGCTAACTTAGAAATGGCAACAAACGAGTACAAACCAAGCAACCGTGTCGTTACTGAAGAAGAAGTAACTCGCGTGGAAACACCAGGTGTTAAATCCATTGACGAAGTCGCAGCCTTCCTAAATGTCCCAGAAGAACAAACAATCAAAACCCTCTTCTACATGGCAGATGGTGAGCTTGTTGCAGCCCTTCTAGTTGGAAATGACCAACTCAATGAAGTCAAGTTAAAGAACCACTTGGGTGCAGATTTCTTTGATGTTGCGAGCGAGGAAGAAGTAGCAAACGTTATTCCAGCTGGCTTTGGTTCGCTTGGTCCAGTTGGTTTGCCAGAAAATGTGAAAATCATTGCAGACCGTAAGGTGCAAGATGTTCGCAATGCTGTTGTAGGGGCTAACGAAGATGGCTACCACTTGACGGGTGTGAACCCAGGTCGTGATTTCACTGCAGAATACGTGGATATCCGCGAAGTTCGTGAGGGTGAAATTTCACCAGACGGACAAGGGGTTCTTAACTTCGCGCGTGGTATCGAGATCGGCCATATTTTCAAACTCGGAACTCGCTACTCAGCAAGCATGGGTGCAGATGTTTTGGATGAAAATGGCCGTGCTGTGCCAATCATCATGGGATGTTACGGTATCGGTGTTAGCCGTCTCCTTTCAGCCGTTATGGAGCAACACGCTCGGCTCTTTGTTAACAAAACGCCAAAAGGTGAATACCGTTACGCTTGGGGAGTTAACTTTCCTAAAGAATTGGCACCATTTGATGTGCACTTGATTACTGTCAATGTCAAGGACGAAGAAGCGCAAGCCTTGACAGAAAAACTGGAATCCAACTTGATGGAAGCTGGTTACGAAGTCTTGACAGATGACCGTAACGAACGTGTCGGTGTTAAATTCAGCGATAGCGACTTGATTGGGTTGCCAATCCGTATCACTGTTGGGAAGAAAGCAGCCGATGGCATCGTAGAAGTCAAAATCAAGGCGACTGGTGACACCATCGAAGTTCATGCAGACAACTTGCTCGAAACCCTTGAAATCCTAAGCAAGAAATAA
- the rseP gene encoding RIP metalloprotease RseP — protein MIGLLTFILVFGIIVVVHEFGHFYFAKKSGILVREFAIGMGPKIFAHIGKDGTAYTIRMLPLGGYVRMAGWGDDATEIKTGTPVSLTLTDDGKVKRINLSGKKLDQTALPMQVTQFDFEDKLFIKGLVLEEEKTFAVDHDATVVEADGTEVRIAPLDVQYQNASIWGKLITNFAGPMNNFILGVVVFWILIFLQGGVRDTQTNLFHVMPEGALAKVGVAETAQITKVGSHEVKNWQDLTQAVEADTKDKTAPTLDVTISENGSEKQVTVTPEENQGRYILGVQPEVKSDLLSMFVGGFTTAADSGLRILSALKNLIFHPDLNKLGGPVAIFKASSDAAKNGLENVLYFLAVISINIGIFNLIPIPALDGGKIVLNILEAIRRKPLKQEIETYVTMAGVVIMVVLMLAVTWNDIMRLFF, from the coding sequence ATGATTGGATTGCTAACCTTTATCCTCGTTTTTGGGATTATTGTGGTGGTGCATGAGTTTGGACATTTTTATTTTGCCAAGAAATCAGGCATTTTAGTTCGTGAATTTGCCATTGGTATGGGGCCCAAGATTTTTGCCCATATTGGTAAGGATGGCACTGCTTATACCATTCGGATGCTCCCTCTAGGTGGCTACGTTCGTATGGCTGGTTGGGGCGATGATGCGACAGAAATCAAGACAGGAACCCCAGTCAGTTTAACACTTACTGATGATGGTAAGGTCAAACGGATCAACCTCTCAGGGAAGAAACTGGATCAAACAGCTCTCCCTATGCAGGTAACCCAGTTTGATTTCGAAGACAAGCTCTTCATTAAAGGCTTGGTCTTGGAAGAAGAAAAGACCTTTGCTGTGGATCATGATGCAACAGTTGTTGAGGCGGATGGTACCGAAGTACGCATCGCTCCTCTGGATGTACAGTATCAAAATGCTTCTATCTGGGGTAAGCTCATCACCAACTTTGCAGGTCCTATGAATAACTTTATCTTAGGTGTTGTTGTTTTTTGGATCTTGATCTTTTTACAAGGTGGTGTTAGAGATACTCAAACCAATCTCTTTCATGTCATGCCAGAGGGAGCATTGGCTAAGGTGGGTGTAGCTGAGACCGCTCAAATTACCAAGGTCGGCTCGCATGAGGTTAAGAATTGGCAAGACTTAACCCAGGCTGTGGAAGCAGATACCAAGGACAAGACCGCCCCGACCTTGGATGTGACCATTTCTGAAAATGGTAGCGAAAAACAAGTCACGGTGACTCCAGAAGAGAATCAAGGACGTTATATTCTTGGGGTTCAACCGGAAGTCAAGTCAGACCTCCTATCCATGTTTGTTGGTGGATTTACAACCGCTGCTGACTCAGGGCTCCGTATCCTTTCGGCTCTGAAAAACTTGATTTTCCATCCAGATTTGAACAAACTCGGTGGTCCCGTTGCCATTTTTAAGGCAAGTAGCGATGCTGCTAAAAATGGTCTTGAGAATGTCCTCTATTTCCTAGCTGTGATTTCCATCAATATCGGGATTTTTAACTTGATTCCTATCCCGGCTTTGGATGGTGGAAAGATTGTGCTCAATATCCTAGAGGCTATCCGCCGGAAACCCCTTAAACAAGAAATTGAAACCTATGTCACCATGGCTGGTGTAGTTATCATGGTTGTCTTGATGCTAGCTGTGACCTGGAATGACATTATGCGACTCTTCTTTTAG
- a CDS encoding phosphatidate cytidylyltransferase codes for MTQDLQKRTLFAGLALAIFLPVLFVGGLLLQIGIGLLAMLAVHELLQMKGLNTMTIEGVLTLFATFALTIPLENYLTFLPVDGNVVAYSVLITIMLGTTVFSKNYTIEDAAFPIAVSFYVGFGFNALLDARVAGFDKVLLALFIVWATDSAAYLIGMNFGKHKLAPRVSPNKSIEGFIGGILGAVLVTAIFMLVDSTVALPYGIYRMSLFAVFFSVAGQFGDLIESAMKRHFGVKDSGKFIPGHGGVLDRFDSMLVVFPIMHLFGLF; via the coding sequence ATGACCCAAGATTTACAAAAGAGAACGTTGTTTGCTGGATTGGCCCTGGCTATTTTCCTTCCAGTCTTATTTGTGGGGGGACTCTTATTGCAGATAGGGATTGGTTTGTTAGCCATGCTGGCTGTCCATGAACTCTTGCAGATGAAAGGGCTAAATACCATGACTATCGAGGGCGTCTTGACCCTCTTTGCGACCTTTGCCCTCACAATCCCCTTAGAAAATTATCTAACTTTTTTGCCTGTTGATGGGAATGTGGTTGCCTACAGCGTTTTGATTACAATTATGCTGGGGACGACCGTTTTCAGTAAAAATTATACGATTGAAGATGCTGCTTTTCCAATTGCTGTGAGCTTTTATGTTGGTTTTGGTTTTAATGCCTTACTAGATGCTCGGGTGGCAGGTTTTGACAAGGTGCTTCTGGCCCTCTTTATCGTTTGGGCGACAGATAGTGCGGCTTACCTGATAGGGATGAATTTTGGCAAGCATAAGTTGGCACCAAGAGTTTCTCCTAATAAGAGTATTGAGGGCTTTATCGGTGGTATTCTAGGTGCGGTACTGGTAACAGCAATCTTCATGCTAGTAGACAGCACAGTTGCTCTCCCTTATGGGATTTATAGAATGAGCCTCTTTGCCGTCTTCTTCAGTGTGGCAGGTCAGTTTGGTGACTTGATTGAGAGTGCTATGAAACGCCATTTTGGTGTCAAGGATTCAGGAAAATTTATCCCGGGGCATGGTGGTGTGTTGGATCGTTTTGACAGTATGCTAGTTGTCTTTCCTATCATGCACTTGTTTGGCCTCTTCTAA
- a CDS encoding isoprenyl transferase, with the protein MFGFFKKDKAVEVEVPTQVPAHIGIIMDGNGRWAKKRMQPRVFGHKAGMEALQKVTKAANKMGVKVITVYAFSTENWTRPDQEVKFIMNLPVEFYDNYVPELHANNVKIQMIGETDRLPKPTFEALKKAEELTKNNTGLILNFALNYGGRAEITQAFKSLAQEVLDAKINPGDITEDMIGDYLFTQRLPKDLRDPDLIIRTSGELRLSNFLPWQAAYSELYFTDTLWPDFDEASLKEAITAYNRRNRRFGGV; encoded by the coding sequence ATGTTTGGATTTTTTAAGAAAGATAAAGCTGTAGAAGTTGAGGTTCCAACACAGGTTCCTGCTCACATTGGCATCATCATGGATGGAAATGGTCGCTGGGCTAAAAAACGGATGCAACCACGGGTTTTTGGTCATAAGGCGGGGATGGAAGCCCTCCAAAAGGTGACCAAGGCAGCTAATAAGATGGGAGTTAAGGTCATCACAGTCTATGCCTTTTCAACGGAAAACTGGACGCGCCCAGATCAAGAAGTCAAGTTTATCATGAACTTGCCAGTCGAGTTTTATGATAACTACGTCCCTGAATTGCATGCAAATAATGTTAAGATTCAGATGATTGGGGAGACAGATCGCCTACCTAAGCCGACTTTTGAAGCTTTGAAAAAAGCAGAGGAGTTGACCAAGAACAATACAGGCTTGATTCTCAATTTTGCGCTTAACTATGGCGGTCGTGCTGAAATTACGCAGGCTTTTAAGAGCTTGGCTCAGGAAGTTCTAGATGCCAAAATCAATCCTGGTGATATTACAGAAGATATGATAGGGGATTATCTTTTCACACAACGCCTGCCAAAGGATTTGCGAGATCCTGATTTGATCATCCGTACGAGTGGTGAGTTGCGTTTGAGTAATTTCTTGCCATGGCAAGCAGCCTATAGCGAGCTTTACTTTACGGATACCTTGTGGCCTGATTTTGATGAAGCATCTTTGAAGGAGGCTATTACGGCCTATAATCGTCGCAATCGCCGTTTTGGAGGAGTTTAG
- a CDS encoding amino acid ABC transporter ATP-binding protein: MLQVEHIAKTFGERQVLEDVNLQVNQGDVVVILGPSGSGKTTFLRCLNHLEKADSGRLTLAGKTYDLAKLSKKDILEIRQKTAFVFQHYNLFANKTALENILEGLIIARRVPKEEALKRAESALEKVGLLAYKDYYPSQLSGGQQQRIGIARAIAVKPEVILLDEPTSALDPELVGDVLDVLKQLAGEGVTMVVVTHEMGFARDVANHVIFMDGGRIVEENNPHDFFSRPQEERTKQFLARILSDATYSVEYMI, translated from the coding sequence ATGTTACAAGTAGAACATATCGCAAAAACATTTGGAGAGAGGCAGGTCTTGGAGGATGTCAATCTCCAGGTCAATCAAGGGGATGTCGTTGTTATTTTAGGACCATCAGGTTCGGGGAAAACGACCTTTCTCCGTTGTCTCAACCACTTAGAAAAAGCTGATAGTGGCCGTTTGACCTTGGCAGGAAAAACCTATGACTTAGCCAAATTAAGCAAGAAAGACATTCTAGAAATTCGCCAAAAAACAGCCTTTGTTTTCCAACACTACAATCTCTTTGCAAATAAAACTGCTCTGGAAAATATTCTAGAAGGCCTAATTATAGCTCGTAGAGTTCCCAAGGAAGAAGCGCTCAAACGTGCAGAATCTGCCTTAGAAAAAGTTGGTTTACTGGCCTATAAGGACTACTACCCTTCACAACTATCTGGAGGGCAACAACAACGAATAGGAATTGCGCGTGCCATTGCCGTCAAGCCCGAGGTCATTTTGCTAGATGAACCAACATCGGCACTAGACCCTGAGTTGGTTGGAGATGTTTTGGATGTTCTGAAACAGTTAGCGGGAGAAGGTGTGACCATGGTGGTCGTCACGCATGAAATGGGATTTGCTAGAGATGTCGCTAACCACGTTATTTTTATGGATGGAGGCCGTATCGTAGAGGAGAACAATCCCCACGATTTCTTTAGTCGTCCACAAGAAGAACGAACCAAGCAGTTTCTAGCTCGTATCTTATCAGATGCCACCTATAGTGTAGAATACATGATTTGA
- a CDS encoding amino acid ABC transporter permease encodes MDIDYIVKTFLETLKGVPITLIIMIVAMVLSFLPALFLALGQIHKIRGVRSFSLVYLAFIRATPPILLILFFYSLFPSLLNQFFKSIGSDFDIFKLDPLYYAFIIYSLMTVGSLSEILRSAILTVDKGQLEAAHAIGLTTTQAYLRIVFPQALRSALPNLANLVINIVKGTSLVFVMTIKDITAIARVEASYGYQYFESYFVIFLQYILICGLIQWGFSLLEKGYVKKEKRAKTSSARFV; translated from the coding sequence ATGGATATAGACTATATTGTAAAGACCTTTCTGGAGACCTTGAAGGGTGTGCCAATCACCTTGATTATCATGATTGTGGCTATGGTCTTAAGCTTTTTACCGGCTCTATTTTTAGCCTTGGGGCAGATCCACAAGATTCGAGGGGTGAGGAGTTTTTCTCTGGTCTATCTGGCTTTTATCCGAGCGACTCCTCCGATTTTATTGATTCTCTTCTTTTATAGTTTGTTTCCAAGTTTGCTGAATCAATTTTTCAAAAGCATAGGAAGCGACTTTGATATTTTCAAACTTGATCCTCTCTACTATGCCTTTATCATTTATAGTTTGATGACAGTCGGGAGTTTATCGGAGATTTTGCGTTCAGCTATCTTGACGGTGGACAAGGGACAGCTAGAGGCAGCGCATGCGATTGGACTGACTACGACTCAGGCCTATTTAAGGATTGTTTTTCCTCAAGCCTTGCGCTCAGCCTTGCCTAACTTGGCCAATCTGGTGATCAATATCGTCAAAGGGACCTCCCTGGTCTTTGTCATGACCATCAAGGATATCACCGCTATTGCTCGTGTGGAAGCGTCCTACGGCTACCAGTATTTTGAGTCTTATTTTGTGATCTTTTTGCAGTATATTTTGATCTGTGGTTTGATTCAGTGGGGCTTCTCCCTACTGGAGAAAGGCTATGTGAAAAAAGAAAAGAGAGCAAAAACATCTAGCGCGCGTTTTGTATAG
- a CDS encoding amino acid ABC transporter permease, translating to MVSYDFSKVFQFLPTLWQALPMTLSILFFTTLLGSLFGGLLAWAQVGEDKSFAAISKGYIFTLRCTPPIVLLFLVFYGLPEFLKWWLGLDINNWSKTIFVLLTMILLFAAIVAEVFKASYQAIPKGQTEAGLSIGLTPSQTFWRIIFPQAFQVALPNITTAILNLMRDAALAYTIGFVDVMGAGNLLISRNLGNYSLETYTAVALLYWGIALVISSLSRLLEKSLETKGG from the coding sequence ATGGTTTCTTATGATTTTTCCAAGGTCTTTCAGTTTTTGCCGACCTTATGGCAGGCGCTTCCGATGACCTTGTCCATTCTCTTTTTTACCACTCTTCTTGGTTCCCTTTTTGGAGGTCTCTTGGCCTGGGCGCAAGTAGGAGAAGACAAGAGTTTTGCAGCGATTTCCAAAGGCTATATCTTTACCCTTCGTTGTACACCGCCGATTGTCTTGCTTTTTCTAGTCTTTTATGGCTTGCCAGAATTTCTGAAATGGTGGCTTGGTTTAGATATCAACAACTGGTCTAAAACTATTTTTGTTCTCCTGACGATGATTCTCTTGTTTGCCGCTATTGTTGCAGAGGTTTTCAAGGCGAGCTATCAAGCTATTCCAAAGGGACAGACAGAGGCCGGGCTTAGTATTGGTTTGACTCCAAGTCAGACTTTTTGGAGAATCATTTTTCCCCAAGCTTTTCAAGTTGCTCTTCCCAACATAACGACTGCTATTCTCAATCTCATGCGGGATGCTGCTTTGGCTTATACGATTGGTTTCGTTGATGTTATGGGGGCAGGCAATCTCTTGATCAGTCGCAATTTAGGGAACTACTCTCTGGAAACCTATACGGCAGTTGCGCTTCTTTACTGGGGGATTGCCTTGGTTATTTCTAGCTTGAGTCGTTTGCTTGAGAAGTCTTTGGAAACAAAAGGGGGGTAA
- a CDS encoding transporter substrate-binding domain-containing protein encodes MSKKAWIIGGIAVVAVIGATIIGRSLAGVPAKEGETASSAEVITLKVAHTQNYVPYDFVNEKGESDGYEVAVLKAVDEKLANYQFEYTGTSDDDLLIGLESGKYDIGTKGAWYTDERAKKFVIPSEPVGASIIGFTVRKEDEQKYKTIDDFDKNKGKLVPISPQNAQWNVITSYNEKYQDAPIELTAAESFKVADAYAWVLEGRYDAFFDIKLSFEKAVTAEDGPYHQYADKLSWFPYKGIPTYPLIHRDEKGEKFAKEYEKAIKELKEDGTLAKLSQQYFKEDVFSYVDKD; translated from the coding sequence ATGAGTAAAAAAGCATGGATTATCGGTGGTATAGCAGTGGTTGCAGTAATTGGGGCAACGATTATCGGGAGAAGTTTAGCTGGCGTTCCAGCCAAGGAGGGAGAAACGGCTTCGTCTGCTGAAGTCATAACCTTGAAGGTTGCCCATACACAAAACTACGTACCTTATGACTTTGTCAATGAAAAAGGGGAATCGGATGGTTATGAAGTAGCTGTTTTGAAGGCTGTTGATGAGAAATTGGCAAACTATCAATTTGAATATACGGGTACCAGTGATGACGACCTCTTGATTGGTCTGGAATCAGGTAAGTATGACATCGGAACCAAGGGAGCTTGGTACACAGACGAACGAGCTAAAAAGTTTGTCATTCCATCTGAACCAGTGGGAGCGAGCATTATCGGATTTACTGTCAGAAAAGAAGATGAACAGAAATACAAAACCATTGATGACTTCGATAAGAATAAAGGGAAATTGGTTCCCATCTCTCCACAGAATGCTCAATGGAATGTCATCACCAGCTACAATGAAAAATATCAGGATGCACCGATTGAGCTAACAGCAGCTGAATCTTTTAAAGTGGCAGATGCCTATGCCTGGGTCTTAGAAGGACGTTATGACGCCTTCTTTGATATCAAACTGTCCTTTGAAAAAGCAGTTACCGCAGAAGATGGCCCTTACCACCAATATGCGGATAAACTCAGCTGGTTCCCATATAAAGGCATTCCAACTTATCCCTTGATTCACCGTGATGAAAAGGGTGAGAAATTTGCTAAAGAATACGAAAAAGCAATCAAAGAGTTGAAAGAAGATGGCACGCTTGCTAAGCTATCTCAGCAATACTTTAAAGAAGATGTCTTTAGTTATGTAGACAAAGACTAG